One Spinacia oleracea cultivar Varoflay chromosome 4, BTI_SOV_V1, whole genome shotgun sequence DNA segment encodes these proteins:
- the LOC110777811 gene encoding putative B3 domain-containing protein Os03g0621600 encodes MARPVKRRRGRPFKYSASQLPPEFFKVYLPEHNSKQLVIPPDFIKNFMGKIPMEVILKNLKGEVWNVELEKAECKLLIKKGWEDFVIGNSLARGEFLIFTYKGNSMFTVKIFSINGCVKDDEPVVTNEQPHVKVKQEPNSDQIYSHETGACEKTHLERSSTNNERLSQDLHEAVTKDVPERTVESNKIRFTRVHKGKMYELHIPSSIFRKYKIERPEIKRPEMVLLKYRRGISQTVKILGGRDRVLITSGWKEFKLKNKLVKGDEYEFEISVGEGRKIKEIELLKILPRKTVTTRKRKKITLRPRNS; translated from the exons ATGGCGAGGCCGGTaaaaagaagaagaggaagaccGTTTAAGTACTCTGCCTCACAACTTCCTCCTGAATTTTTCAAGGTTTATCTGCCAGAACACAATTCTAAGCAATTG GTAATACCTCCTGATTTTATAAAGAACTTCATGGGGAAGATTCCAATGGAAGTCATCTTAAAAAACTTGAAGGGAGAAGTTTGGAATGTGGAGTTGGAAAAAGCTGAATGCAAGTTACTTATAAAAAAGGGATGGGAAGACTTTGTGATTGGTAATTCATTAGCACGAGGAGAGTTCTTGATCTTTACATACAAAGGCAATTCTATGTTTACTGTCAAAATATTCAGTATCAATGGTTGTGTGAAGGACGATGAACCTGTGGTCACCAATGAACAGCCTCATGTGAAGGTGAAGCAGGAGCCAAATTCAGATCAAATATACAGCCATGAAACTGGTGCCTGTGAAAAGACACATTTAGAAAGAAGTAGCACGAATAATGAAAGATTGTCTCAAG ATTTGCATGAAGCAGTGACAAAGGATGTTCCAGAAAGAACCGTGGAATCAAATAAGATACGATTTACAAGAGTTCATAAGGGAAAGATGTATGAATTG CACATTCCTTCAAGTATCTTCAGAAAGTATAAAATAGAACGACCGGAAATAAAAAGACCAGAAATGGTACTTCTGAAGTACCGAAGAGGGATTTCGCAGACAGTGAAGATCTTGGGGGGGCGTGACCGTGTTCTGATCACTTCTGGGTGGAAAGAATTTAAGTTGAAGAACAAATTGGTCAAGGGAGATGAGTATGAGTTTGAGATTAGTGTTGGTGAAGGGAGAAAGATCAAAGAGATCGAGCTGTTGAAAATTCTCCCTAGAAAGACAGTAACTACTCGAAAACGCAAGAAGATAACTCTGAGGCCTAGAAACAGTTGA